A genomic window from Glycine soja cultivar W05 chromosome 10, ASM419377v2, whole genome shotgun sequence includes:
- the LOC114370270 gene encoding uncharacterized protein LOC114370270 isoform X4 encodes MGEEADCVHALEEGKKENNEESRTELKRDYDQCVADTEPNVSPNKKQAKEVSNDEVRSEVSNPNVSAAEHALTFQDISSQPTESENVNHAECGELTSTCLENSSSDETLSDEAGEHNNNNNNNNNNTSQSDKDTGSAAMTSCVVMEIPKHVSSSGIRKITFKFSKKKEDYDYQPPPAVHHPALYNDGNHIGFHGDDEEYLARDDCSGGSLESPCGMGYVHDGDLDLYTRNMELKMSKKVVPNCYPTNVKKLLSTGILDGAVVKYIYNPGKVELQGIIDGGGYLCGCSMCNYSRVLSAYEFEQHAGAKTRHPNNHIFLENGRPIYSIIQEIKTAPLSILDEVIKNVAGSSVNEESFQAWKESLLQSNGKVQAHKSYSTKLVGMPHTNISQSVESTSHLSTLHVPSHYEQHMYMNQTTDEWRVVKKPSSYTSNTGVLQKRSADGCTKRRDNDLHRLLFMPNGLPDGAELAYYVKGQKLLGGYKQGNGIVCGCCDIEISPSQFEAHAGMAARRQPYRHIYTSNGLTLHDIALSLANGQNLTTGDSDDMCAVCGDGGDLILCNGCPRAFHAACLGLQCVPDSGWQCLNCRDNAGNGRESSIVRPIMIRLTRVDKTPEFEMGGCVVCREHDFSVAKFDERTVIICDQCEKEYHVGCLRDIGLCELEELPKDKWFCCDDCNRIYVALQNSVAAGAEIIPASVSELIIRKHEDKGLCTYGAMNDIQWRILSGKSRYPEHLPLLSRAAAIFRECFDPIVAISGRDLIPVMVYGRNISGQEFGGMYCIVLIVNSVVVSAGLLRIFGRNVAELPLVATSRAHQGKGYFQVLFSCIERLLSSLNVEKLVLPAAGDAESIWTKKLGFRKMSEDQDKKA; translated from the exons ATGGGAGAGGAAGCGGATTGTGTGCATGCattagaagaaggaaagaaggaGAACAATGAGGAATCAAGGACGGAACTGAAGCGTGACTACGACCAATGCGTTGCTGATACTGAACCTAACGTGTCTCCTAATAAGAAACAGGCGAAAGAAGTTTCAAATGATGAAGTGCGTTCTGAGGTTTCCAACCCCAATGTTTCTGCAGCAGAGCATGCACTGACTTTTCAAGATATCAGTAGTCAACCAACTGAATCCGAAAATGTTAACCATGCGGAGTGTGGGGAACTGACGTCTACTTGCTTGGAGAATTCAAGTTCTGATGAGACCTTGAGTGATGAAGCTGgtgaacataataataataataataataataataataatacttctCAAAGTGATAAGGACACAGGTAGTGCTGCAATGACATCCTGTGTGGTGATGGAAATCCCCAAGCATGTGAGTTCATCTGGGATcaggaaaattacttttaaattcaGTAAGAAGAAGGAGGACTATGATTACCAACCGCCTCCAGCTGTGCACCATCCTGCTCTTTATAATGATGGGAATCACATTGGCTTCCATGGGGATGATGAAGAATATTTGGCAAGGGATGATTGTAGTGGTGGGTCATTAGAAAGCCCGTGTGGAATGGGATATGTTCATGATGGAGATTTGGATTTGTACACTCGCAATATGGAATTGAAAATGTCCAAGAAAGTAGTCCCCAACTGCTACCCTACAAATGTCAAAAAGCTTTTATCAACTGGCATTCTTGACGGAGCTGTAGTGAAGTATATTTACAATCCTGGAAAG GTTGAGCTACAGGGGATTATTGATGGTGGCGGATATTTGTGTGGCTGTTCAATGTGCAATTACTCTAGA GTTCTTAGTGCCTATGAGTTCGAGCAGCATGCTGGAGCCAAGACTAGACATCCAAATAATCATATATTCTTAGAAAATGGAAGACCGATATATAGTATTATACAGGAAATAAAAACTGCTCCACTCAGTATACTAGATGAGGTTATAAAGAATGTGGCTGGTTCATCTGTCAATGAGGAGTCCTTCCAAGCTTGGAAAG AAAGTCTTCTACAAAGCAACGGCAAGGTTCAGGCTCATAAAAGTTATAGCACCAAACTTGTTGGCATGCCTCATACAAACATAAG TCAATCTGTAGAAAGTACAAGCCACTTGTCAACTTTGCACGTACCGAGTCATTATGAGCAGCACATGTATATGAATCAGACAACTGACGAATGGCGTGTGGTGAAAAA GCCAAGCTCCTACACTTCTAACACAGGTGTACTGCAGAAAAGAAGTGCTGATGGTTGCACTAAGAGAAg GGACAATGATTTACACAGGTTGCTTTTTATGCCAAATGGGCTACCAGATGGTGCTGAGTTGGCTTACTATGTTAAAGGACAG AAATTACTTGGAGGTTACAAACAGGGAAATGGTATAGTCTGTGGTTGTTGTGATATAGAG ATAAGCCCTTCACAGTTTGAAGCCCATGCTGGAATGGCTGCTAGGCGTCAACC TTACCGACACATATATACTTCCAATGGATTAACACTTCATGACATAGCTCTATCGTTGGCCAATGGTCAAAACCTTACCACGGGAGACAGTGATGATATGTGTGCAGTATGTGGAGATGGAGGAGATTTGATTCTTTGCAATGGATGCCCCAGGGcatttcatgcag CATGCTTGGGTTTACAGTGTGTTCCAGACAGTGGTTGGCAATGTCTAAATTGTAGAGATAATGCCGGTAATGGAAGAGAATCTTCTATTGTGAGGCCAATCATGATACGGTTGACACGGGTTGATAAAACACCAGAATTTGAAATGGGTGGATGTGTTGTTTGCAG GGAACATGATTTCAGTGTTGCTAAATTTGATGAACGAACAGTAATAATTTGTGACCAG TGTGAGAAGGAGTATCATGTTGGCTGCTTGCGAGACATTGGGCTATGTGAGTTGGAA GAGCTTCCCAAGGATAAGTGGTTTTGTTGTGATGACTGCAATCGGATATATGTGGCACTACAGAATTCAGTTGCTGCTGGAGCAGAAATTATACCAGCTTCCGTGTCTGAACTAATAATCAGGAAGCATGAGGACAAGGGATTATGTACCTATGGGGCCATGAATGATATCCAGTGGAGAATTTTAAGTGGAAAAAGTCGTTATCCGGAACATTTACCATTGCTTTCACGAGCTGCTGCAATTTTCCGA GAATGTTTTGATCCCATTGTTGCCATATCTGGTCGTGATCTGATTCCTGTTATGGTCTATGG GAGAAATATTTCTGGCCAAGAGTTTGGGGGAATGTATTGCATTGTTTTAATTGTGAA TTCTGTTGTAGTATCTGCTGGGCTTCTTAGGATTTTTGGCCGTAATGTTGCTGAGCTTCCACTAGTCGCCACAAGCAGAGCACATCAAGGAAAA GGTTATTTTCAAGTGTTGTTCTCTTGCATAGAGAGGTTGCTGTCTTCTCTAAACGTAGAAAAGTTGGTGCTTCCTGCAGCAGGGGATGCTGAGTCAATTTGGACTAAGAAATTGGGCTTCCGAAAGATGAGCGAAGATCAG GATAAAAAGGCGTGA